A region of Lacinutrix sp. Hel_I_90 DNA encodes the following proteins:
- a CDS encoding DUF3857 domain-containing transglutaminase family protein: MKQTTLFLSLLFICQSVIAQVKKAPAPNWVETIEYSLDPEVNLDDLTQGTITLLYDHQVHVPKAVSYTQFVTKIFDNVGIQEASSISVDYDPSYQTLKFHSVTINRDGEIIDKFQSDNFQLMRRETNAENHLYDGSMSAVLNISDVRTNDIIEYSYSIAGFNPIHKGKFSDVYYLDSYVPVGKIAVTIFSDSELNYKGINNPEVPNIKKMNGLYQYVWVNENTEKVLFEDYSPSWKLDYQTVFVSNYDSWESVVNWGIKTYTINEKPSADLLKKIKNIVSENKTKGEKIKATLNFVQNDIRYLGLEDGIGAYKPFTPNKVFKQRFGDCKDKSLLMTTMLNNMGIEAYPMLVNTTLKETITEFLPSPVFFDHCVVKVIDVAGKGLYYDPTITNQGGSYKTTYFPDYQYGLVLAPETTDFDQIFSDSENKIEIYDEYSLEAIGKGATLKVTSTYYDSEADAMRSYFKNNSINAIAKEYADYYSNYYFNIEATKKPEYQDNVEDNKFQVTEAYKIDSLWRPMTEKKGYISAHFSPSTIEGLLYVPTKEERKDPLSLYFPSTKEHRIKIKLQSPWDIKREKLEINFSGFQYKWNVDYDSTKKEIDLRYFLKTQKDHISVKEFKEYTREVKKMNETLGYQIFTPGTLANGKHATNAFEIGDAFKNGFKLFLKIAVGLIFIVILILFLAWYIPKSRNKNQ; this comes from the coding sequence GTGAAACAAACCACCCTATTTCTTAGTCTATTATTTATCTGTCAAAGTGTTATTGCACAAGTTAAAAAAGCACCTGCTCCTAACTGGGTTGAAACCATTGAATACAGTCTAGATCCAGAAGTAAATTTAGACGATTTAACCCAAGGCACAATTACCTTATTGTACGATCATCAAGTTCATGTTCCAAAGGCTGTAAGTTATACCCAATTTGTAACCAAAATATTTGATAACGTAGGCATACAAGAGGCTTCAAGTATTAGTGTTGACTACGACCCCAGTTATCAAACCTTAAAATTTCATAGTGTAACTATAAATAGAGATGGGGAAATTATAGATAAATTTCAGTCTGACAACTTTCAATTGATGCGCCGTGAGACGAATGCTGAAAATCATTTGTACGATGGCTCTATGTCTGCTGTACTAAATATTTCAGATGTTCGTACCAATGATATTATAGAATATAGCTACTCCATAGCCGGTTTCAACCCCATTCATAAGGGTAAGTTTTCTGATGTGTACTATCTGGACAGTTATGTGCCTGTTGGAAAAATTGCAGTCACTATTTTTTCAGATAGTGAACTTAATTACAAAGGGATTAATAATCCTGAAGTGCCAAACATCAAAAAGATGAATGGGTTATATCAGTATGTGTGGGTTAATGAGAATACGGAAAAAGTGTTATTTGAAGATTATAGTCCGTCTTGGAAATTAGACTATCAAACCGTTTTTGTTAGCAATTATGACTCCTGGGAATCGGTTGTTAATTGGGGAATTAAAACCTACACCATAAATGAAAAACCAAGCGCCGATTTACTAAAAAAAATTAAAAATATTGTCTCTGAAAATAAGACAAAAGGCGAAAAAATAAAGGCCACTTTAAATTTTGTACAAAATGACATTAGATATCTTGGTCTAGAAGATGGTATTGGCGCCTACAAACCATTCACTCCAAACAAGGTGTTTAAGCAGCGTTTTGGAGATTGTAAAGACAAAAGCTTACTTATGACCACGATGCTTAACAATATGGGTATTGAAGCCTACCCCATGTTAGTGAATACCACATTAAAAGAAACGATTACAGAATTTTTACCTTCTCCCGTTTTCTTTGACCATTGTGTGGTAAAGGTTATTGATGTGGCTGGTAAAGGATTGTATTATGATCCTACAATTACAAATCAAGGAGGTTCATACAAAACCACTTATTTTCCAGACTACCAATATGGTCTGGTCTTAGCACCAGAGACCACAGATTTTGATCAAATTTTTAGTGATTCGGAAAATAAAATTGAAATCTATGATGAATATAGTTTAGAAGCCATTGGTAAAGGTGCTACTTTAAAAGTCACCTCGACTTATTATGATAGTGAAGCGGACGCTATGAGAAGCTATTTTAAAAATAATAGTATTAACGCTATCGCAAAAGAATATGCTGATTATTACTCAAACTATTACTTTAATATTGAAGCTACAAAAAAACCTGAATATCAAGATAATGTAGAAGACAATAAGTTTCAAGTTACTGAAGCCTATAAAATTGATAGTCTTTGGCGACCAATGACAGAAAAGAAAGGGTACATCTCAGCCCACTTTTCTCCCTCAACCATTGAGGGATTACTTTATGTACCAACTAAAGAAGAACGAAAAGACCCACTAAGCTTGTATTTCCCTTCAACTAAAGAACACCGAATAAAAATAAAATTACAATCGCCATGGGATATAAAAAGAGAAAAATTAGAAATAAATTTTTCTGGATTTCAATACAAATGGAATGTGGATTACGATAGCACGAAAAAGGAAATCGATTTAAGATATTTTTTAAAAACTCAGAAAGATCATATTTCGGTAAAGGAATTTAAGGAGTATACCAGAGAAGTAAAAAAGATGAACGAGACTCTGGGGTATCAAATTTTTACACCTGGCACTCTTGCTAATGGTAAACATGCAACTAATGCTTTTGAAATAGGGGATGCTTTTAAAAATGGTTTCAAACTATTTCTTAAAATTGCAGTTGGCTTAATTTTTATTGTGATTTTGATCTTATTTCTTGCCTGGTACATTCCTAAATCAAGAAATAAAAATCAGTAA